A region from the Bacillota bacterium genome encodes:
- a CDS encoding DUF3846 domain-containing protein produces the protein MSESIKVVYLPVNDSPQVREIPNTLETLQKAVDGYIEAVTLKLGHHNYTILVNEEGRLKGLSPNLYHKTGVLVGNALFTKSNSYGDFVSLDDDDVHLVKEWIKLSRLAIGQGGFW, from the coding sequence ATGAGCGAGAGCATCAAGGTAGTCTATTTGCCTGTTAATGACAGCCCCCAAGTTAGGGAGATTCCTAACACTCTGGAAACACTTCAGAAAGCTGTTGACGGCTACATCGAGGCGGTAACACTTAAACTGGGCCACCACAATTACACCATACTGGTAAACGAAGAAGGCAGGCTTAAGGGGTTAAGTCCCAATCTTTATCATAAAACTGGTGTTTTAGTTGGCAATGCACTGTTTACCAAAAGTAACAGCTACGGCGATTTTGTATCGCTGGACGACGATGATGTTCACCTAGTCAAGGAATGGATAAAGCTTAGCAGGCTAGCGATTGGGCAAGGAGGCTTTTGGTAA
- a CDS encoding DNA repair exonuclease produces the protein MLKFIIVGDIHWRGTNPRARTDHYVGALTLKLLEIEELSREHNAPVIQTGDIFNSPNTAWWVVGELIRILNYFNNPIITIPGNHDIFGSNLASVARTPYGLMQMIGEINDACRDGFVWQSCPGPPPWVRITGHGYTAETDTPAGANQFMAPELPAHRDQPTAKIHIVHANLMHSSPGHDMRHTLIDQVETNADVVISGHYHPGFGVHRREDGVLFVNPGALARTAASASDLTREVQVALLTVDKDGRCDAELVPLLSARPGHEVLSREHLDAAEEREERIADFLGLLAEEGAARFMEMQEIIEDISARDKLPEVVKKEALRRLSMAKEALGVQ, from the coding sequence ATGCTTAAATTCATCATCGTTGGTGACATCCACTGGCGGGGCACGAACCCACGAGCGCGCACTGATCACTACGTGGGGGCCTTGACCTTGAAGCTCTTGGAAATTGAAGAGTTGTCCCGTGAACACAACGCCCCAGTAATCCAGACCGGCGACATTTTCAATTCACCCAACACCGCCTGGTGGGTTGTAGGCGAGCTGATACGGATACTTAACTATTTCAACAACCCGATTATAACCATCCCGGGGAATCACGACATTTTCGGCTCAAATCTCGCAAGTGTCGCCCGCACACCTTACGGCCTGATGCAGATGATCGGCGAGATAAATGATGCCTGCCGGGACGGTTTTGTCTGGCAGAGTTGTCCGGGCCCACCCCCCTGGGTGAGGATAACCGGCCACGGCTACACCGCAGAAACCGACACCCCGGCCGGCGCAAACCAGTTCATGGCTCCGGAGCTGCCGGCGCATCGGGACCAGCCAACGGCCAAAATTCACATCGTCCATGCCAACCTGATGCACAGTTCCCCCGGCCATGACATGCGACACACACTTATCGACCAGGTGGAGACCAACGCTGATGTCGTAATCTCCGGCCACTATCATCCCGGATTTGGGGTGCATCGCCGTGAGGATGGGGTGCTGTTCGTTAACCCAGGGGCATTGGCCAGGACTGCGGCGAGTGCGAGCGATTTAACCAGAGAAGTGCAGGTGGCGTTGTTAACGGTTGACAAGGATGGTCGCTGTGATGCCGAGCTGGTGCCGCTGTTGTCGGCGAGACCAGGGCATGAGGTTTTGAGCCGGGAGCACCTGGACGCCGCCGAGGAACGGGAGGAGCGGATTGCAGACTTCCTGGGCCTGTTGGCTGAGGAGGGGGCGGCCCGGTTTATGGAGATGCAGGAGATCATTGAGGATATTTCGGCGAGGGACAAGCTACCTGAGGTGGTCAAGAAGGAAGCGCTTAGGCGGCTGAGTATGGCTAAGGAAGCTTTGGGGGTGCAGTGA